A single genomic interval of Salmo trutta chromosome 13, fSalTru1.1, whole genome shotgun sequence harbors:
- the LOC115205905 gene encoding coatomer subunit delta yields the protein MVLLAAAVCTKAGKAIVSRQFVEMTRTRVEGLLAAFPKLMGMGKQHTFVETESVRYVYQPLEKLYMVLVTTKNSNILEDLETLRLFSRVIPEYCRVLEEGEISDHCFDLIFAFDEIVALGYRENVNLAQIRTFTEMDSHEEKVFRAVRETQEREAKAEMRRKAKELQQIRRDAERSGKKVPAFGGFGSAGMSSMSSGSIITDTIIEPEKPKMAPVPVRPTGSSKALKLGARGKEVDNFVDKLRGEGETIMSNTGKMPSLASNVLPPPVNVESVHMRVEEKISLTCGRDGGLQNMELLGMITLRVTDDKVGRIRLMVNNYDKKGVQLQTHPNVDKKLFTSDSVIGLKNPEKSFPLNNDVGVLKWRLQSTDEALIPLTINCWPSESATGCDVNIEYELQEESLELNDVVIAIPIPSGVGAPVVGDVDGEYKHDSRRNVLEWSLPVIDAKNKSGSLEFSVAGQPNDFFPVNVSFVSIRNYCDIQVAKVTHVEGDAPVKFSLETSFLVDKYEIL from the exons ATG GTGCTTTTGGCAGCGGCGGTGTGCACCAAGGCAGGCAAAGCAATCGTGTCACGGCAGTTTGTGGAGATGACCCGAACGCGTGTCGAGGGCCTTCTGGCCGCCTTCCCCAAGCTCATGGGCATGGGCAAGCAGCACACGTTTGTGGAGACGGAGAGCGTGCGCTACGTCTACCAGCCGTTGGAGAAGCTCTACATGGTGCTGGTCACCACCAAGAACAGCAACATCCTGGAAGACCTGGAGACACTACGGCTCTTCTCACGCGTG ATCCCGGAGTACTGCCGTGTGCTGGAGGAAGGGGAGATCTCAGACCACTGTTTCGACCTGATATTCGCCTTCGACGAGATCGTGGCCCTGGGCTACAGGGAGAATGTCAACCTGGCCCAGATCCGCACCTTCACCGAGATGGACTCTCATGAGGAGAAGGTGTTCCGGGCAGTCAGAGAG ACCCAGGAGCGAGAGGCCAAGGCAGAGATGCGGCGAAAGGCCAAAGAGCTGCAGCAGATCAGGCGAGATGCCGAGCGCTCTGGGAAGAAGGTGCCGGCCTTCGGCGGGTTTGGCAGCGCCGGGATGAGCAGCATGTCCTCGGGGTCAATCATCACAGACACCATCATCGAACCCGAGAAGCCCAAGATGGCTCCCGTCCCAGTCAG GCCAACCGGATCCAGCAAAGCCCTCAAGCTGGGCGCCAGGGGGAAAGAGGTGGACAACTTTGTGGACAAGCTCAGGGGGGAGGGGGAAACCATCATGTCCAACACAGGGAAAATGCCTTCACTTGCATCCAATGTCCTACCGCCACCAGTTAATGTGGAGAG tgtccacatgaGAGTTGAGGAGAAGATCAGTCTGACCTGTGGACGTGACGGAGGTCTACAGAACATGGAGCTCCTGGGCATGATCACCCTGAGAGTGACCGACGACAAGGTCGGCCGCATCCGCCTGATGGTCAACAACTACGACAAGAAGGGAGTACAACTGCAG ACACATCCCAATGTGGATAAGAAGCTCTTCACTTCGGACTCTGTGATTGGTCTGAAGAACCCAGAGAAGTCTTTCCCCCTCAACAACGATGTGGGGGTGCTGAAGTGGAGACTCCAAAGCACAGATGAGGCCCTCATACCTCTAACCA TAAACTGCTGGCCTTCAGAGAGTGCTACTGGCTGCGACGTGAACATTGAATATGAGCTGCAGGAGGAGAGCCTTGAACTCAACGATGTAGTTATTGCTATCCCTATACC GTCTGGAGTTGGGGCACCTGTGGTAGGAGATGTGGATGGAGAGTATAAGCacgacagcagacggaacgttcTAGAGTGGAGCCTACCCGTCATAGATGCCAAAAACAAAAGTGGCAGCCTGGAGTTCAGTGTCGCCGGGCAACCCAACGACTTCTTCCCTGTCAACGTGTCCTTCGTATCCATACGCAATTACTGCGACATACAG GTTGCCAAAGTGACTCACGTAGAAGGAGACGCACCGGTAAAATTCTCTTTAGAAACTTCGTTCCTCGTCGACAAATACGAGATCCTGTAA
- the hmbsb gene encoding porphobilinogen deaminase, whose translation MSGETSSQESNGKVSRVIRIGTRKSQLARIQTDSVAEKLKGLYPDVHLEIVGMTTTGDKILDTALSKIGEKSLFTKELETALEKNEVDLVVHSLKDLPTTLPPGFTIGAVLKRENPHDAVVLHPKNMGKSLDTLPDKSVIGTSSLRRAAQLKKRFPHLEFKDIRGNLNTRLKKLDEKDDFSAIILAAAGLRRMGWDSRVSQILGPEDCMYAVGQGALAIEVRARDEDILEMVSVLHDPNTVLRCIAERAFLRRLEGGCSVPVAVHTEVKDSQLYLTGAVYSLDGSDSLKETMQTSIASDNKVEEQVDERVQRVGVTANNMPGPAQDAAEKLGLDLANLLLSKGAKEILTVARQLNDAR comes from the exons ATGTCGGGAGAGACGAGTTCACAG GAGAGTAATGGGAAAGTTAGCCGGGTCATAAGAATTGGAACCCGAAAGAGCCAG CTGGCTCGTATTCAGACGGACAGCGTTGCAGAGAAGCTGAAGGGACTGTACCCCGATGTCCACTTAGAAATAG TTGGCATGACAACTACAGGGGACAAAATCCTTGACACAGCGTTATCGAAG ATTGGAGAGAAGAGCCTTTTCACCAAAGAACTGGAGACTGCTCTGGAGAAGAACGA GGTAGACTTGGTGGTCCACTCTTTGAAAGACTTGCCCACGACTCTACCTCCTGGCTTTACCATAGGAGCTGTGCTAAA GCGCGAGAACCCCCATGACGCAGTGGTCTTGCATCCCAAAAACATGGGAAAATCCCTTGACACCCTGCCTGACAAGAG TGTGATAGGCACAAGTTCCCTGCGACGGGCTGCTCAGCTAAAGAAAAGATTCCCCCACCTGGAGTTTAAAGATATT CGAGGAAACCtcaacacgaggttgaagaagCTGGATGAAAAAGACGACTTCTCGGCCATTATACTGGCTGCAGCTGGACTCCGTCGCATGGGCTGGGATAGCCGAGTCAGCCAg ATCCTGGGCCCTGAGGACTGTATGTACGCTGTTGGACAG GGGGCTCTTGCCATCGAGGTGCGGGCCAGAGACGAGGACATCCTGGAGATGGTGTCTGTTCTGCACGACCCCAACACGGTCCTGCGCTGTATAGCAGAGCGAGCCTTCCTCAGACGACTG gaggggggttgcagtgtacCAGTTGCTGTCCACACTGAAGTCAAGGACTCTCAG CTCTACCTGACGGGAGCAGTGTACAGCCTGGATGGTTCCGACAGTCTCAAGGAGACCATGCAGACCAGCATTGCTTCAGACAATAAG GTGGAAGAGCAAGTGGATGAGCGGGTCCAGCGTGTTGGCGTAACAGCGAACAACATGCCAGGCCCGGCCCAGGATGCTGCTGAGAAGCTTGGTCTAGACTTGGCCAATCTACTGCTGAGTAAAGGGGCGAAGGAGATCCTTACCGTGGCCAGGCAACTTAACGATGCACGATAA